GAGCTGCATTTGTGCAAATATGGATAGAAGAGGTGGATATCCCCTACATACGGATTTTGGTCGAATTGACCACGCTTGCCTCCAACTATCTATACCTTTTTTTTACAATCAGACATTACGACCATTACCGGAAATGGGTAGAAACAGAATATTCCAACACATCAGAGATCAGTTTTTCCTGGTATAGAAATTACCTGTTGCTGATTGCGATCGTATTCTCCTGTTCATGGATATTCAGCCTGATGAATACATTGGGCGTCCAACTTTCCTTTACGCAAAACTGGTGGGAGTACGTATTTATATCTGTGATCATCTATATCCTCAGTATCAGAGGCTATCAGCAGAAACCGCCGGTTTTGATTCACTTCCCCTCCGGAGACACCGAAACAGGCGGGCAGGAAAAAGCCCGGTTTCCTGAAAAAGAAATCGCCCATGTCTTGCCGATGATCCGCAACCTGATGGAAAAGGAACGATTATACCTTCAGCCAGATCTTTCTCTTCGCGATATGTCCCAGCGTCTGGGCTTGTCAAACGCGATAGTTTCTCAGGCGATCAACTCTGGATTTGGACAAAACTTCAACCAGTTTGTCAATACTTACCGGATTGATGCCTTCAAACATGCTGCCCAAAGTCCATCCTTTCGGCATTTAAGTCTGCTTTCCATTGCTTTTGATTGCGGGTTTAACTCCAAAGCTACCTTTAATCGCGTTTTTAAGCAAACCACAGGGGTTTCTCCAAGGGA
The DNA window shown above is from Bacteroidia bacterium and carries:
- a CDS encoding AraC family transcriptional regulator, with protein sequence MSVNFNIYSVVLLFGFVQAVIYSILLVVRGLREQRLSDHLLGILLLLAGMVLLPYMLGFMGIPVIWTTLLFFPTDPGLLFGPVVYYYLVSLTDTDFRFRKQHLWHILPFAVYVIYRLSVFLQGAAFVQIWIEEVDIPYIRILVELTTLASNYLYLFFTIRHYDHYRKWVETEYSNTSEISFSWYRNYLLLIAIVFSCSWIFSLMNTLGVQLSFTQNWWEYVFISVIIYILSIRGYQQKPPVLIHFPSGDTETGGQEKARFPEKEIAHVLPMIRNLMEKERLYLQPDLSLRDMSQRLGLSNAIVSQAINSGFGQNFNQFVNTYRIDAFKHAAQSPSFRHLSLLSIAFDCGFNSKATFNRVFKQTTGVSPREFLEQNQGKSDP